A single region of the Aquila chrysaetos chrysaetos chromosome 18, bAquChr1.4, whole genome shotgun sequence genome encodes:
- the LRRC14B gene encoding leucine-rich repeat-containing protein 14B, whose product MKSLRFISAEAFVSNAEFARKSLRGVAHNLFPLLFKASYLLEQGEVIHDLVENWPLVDFNMGKLLGTTVDCQEDLSHRTCSVCLESCLTGLRDYVLNHPSPYVKRLKVVDLTGIKDVEVQFCECKKTMGRWARTQLLSKLCLELLVYLQQTQCNPGTFEISIDVLIDLFVTERNYELVAQALLKKCYCPLKICCVAFRSDNLALQKFFYIIKLTDPSLLRKLEIVHNVRLEMEHLEILFNSMHFPLLMSLTLPARTFNVRRFTATDERMLTNIGEKMGEMTQLTELSISFSILTGRIQKLLSPLKTPLKMLDVSNCSLNHADMAYLANSFHANHLEALDLSGHNIPDLYPSVFFKLLSHSSSVLRSLTLEDCNIQDTHVNMLILALSPCQKLQEFKFLGNPLSSQALKHLFTFLCELPMLKNVEFPVPRDCYPIGITYPIDDASLCRFDHQKYESVAEELNLILLQANREDVKASTPLFGSYDAAVQETNNELGAYLIKSFKETLEKFTTSLNKMS is encoded by the exons ATGAAGTCTCTCCGATTCATTAGTGCCGAAGCATTCGTGTCAAATGCAGAATTTGCCAGGAAGAGTCTCCGCGGTGTTGCCCAtaatctttttcctcttctttttaaagccaGCTATTTACTGGAGCAAGGGGAAGTGATTCATGACTTGGTAGAGAACTGGCCACTTGTTGACTTTAACATGGGAAAACTCTTGGGAACTACTGTGGACTGCCAGGAAGACCTGAGCCATAGAACATGCTCAGTGTGCTTGGAAAGCTGTCTGACAGGGCTGAGAGACTATGTGCTGAATCATCCTTCTCCCTACGTGAAAAGATTGAAAGTGGTCGACCTGACCGGTATAAAAGATGTTGAAGTTCAGTTTTGTGAGTGTAAGAAGACAATGGGCAGGTGGGCCAGGACCCAGCTGCTCTCTAAGCTTTGTTTAGAACTGCTGGTTTACCTGCAACAAACACAGTGCAATCCAGGTACCTTTGAAATCAGTATTGATGTGCTAATTGACTTGTTTGTTACAGAGCGGAACTATGAGCTGGTAGCACAGGCCCTGTTGAAGAAATGCTATTGCCCACTGAAGATCTGCTGCGTGGCATTCAGATCTGACAACCTGGCTTTGCAGAAATTCTTCTATATCATAAAGCTCACTGATCCCTCGCTGCTGCGCAAACTGGAAATAGTTCACAATGTTCGCTTGGAAATGGAGCACTTGGAAATACTCTTCAACAGTATGCACTTCCCTCTACTGATGTCCTTGACCTTGCCAGCACGAACATTTAATGTGCGGAGGTTCACAGCTACAGATGAACGGATGCTTACTAACATTGGAGAAAAGATGGGTGAAATGACGCAGCTCACCGAGCtgagtatttcattttctatacTCACAGGAAGAATACAGAAACTGCTCAG cCCACTAAAAACTCCACTGAAGATGCTGGATGTTTCTAACTGCTCACTGAACCATGCTGATATGGCCTATTTAGCCAATAGCTTCCATGCTAATCACTTAGAAGCCCTGGACCTGAGTGGTCACAATATACCTGACCTTTACCCATCAGTATTCTTTAAGCTTCTCAGCCATTCCTCTTCAGTGCTCAGGAGTCTTACCCTGGAGGACTGTAACATCCAAGACACTCATGTCAACATGTTGATTTTAGCCTTAAGCCCTTGTCAGAAATTACAGGAGTTTAAGTTTCTTGGAAACCCACTGTCATCCCAGGCACTTAAACACCTTTTCACATTTCTCTGTGAGTTGccaatgctgaaaaatgtggaGTTCCCAGTTCCAAGGGACTGCTACCCTATTGGCATCACCTACCCAATTGATGATGCCAGTCTTTGCAGGTTTGATCACCAAAAATATGAAAGTGTAGCAGAGGAGCTTAACCTCATTTTACTCCAAGCAAATAGGGAGGATGTGAAGGCTTCAACTCCGCTCTTTGGCAGTTACGATGCGGCTGTTCAGGAGACAAACAATGAACTGGGAGCTTACTTGATCAAGTCCTTCAAAGAGACTTTAGAAAAGTTCACTACTTCTCTTAACAAAATGAGTTAA